The Ferrimicrobium sp. DNA segment GTTGGAACAACCGGATGCGCGCCTGCGTGGGTTTGTGTTGGATGGTTTTCCTCGCACCAAGGACCAGGCGATTGAACTCAACGCATTGTTAGCGCCGGCCTCGTTGCACATGGTGATCAATCTTGAGGTCTCGGTGGCGTTGGTACTACGTCGGTTGTCGTCGCGTCGTGTCTGTGCGGTCTGTGGGAGTATCTACTCTGATGAGCTGCCTCCCAAGACGGTGGGGATCTGTGATAACTGTGGTGGTGAGTTGGTACAGCGTGAAGATGACACCGAGGCCGCTATCCTCCGGCGTCTCGAAATCTATGAAAAAACGACGACGCCCTTGCTCGGATTCTATAGCGAGATGGGGCTCTTGGAGACGGTTGACGGGGTTGGTACTCCTGATGAGGTGCTGGGGCGCATCAGCGATGTCCTCGCAAAGCACGGGTTTTATGAAGGTGGTTGATTATGGTTCGCACAGAGGCTGAGCTCGCATCGATGCGCAAAGCGGGACGTGTGACGGCGGAGATGTTGGCGGCTTGCCGGAGCGCTATTCGTCCCGGCGTTACGACCGTTGACTTGGATCGGGCAGCGCGCGATGTCTTGGAGCGGCGTGGGGCGAGATCGAATTTCTTGGGTTACCATGGCTTTCCTGCAGTCATCTGCACCTCGCGCAACAACGTCATTGTGCACGGTATCCCGAGTGATGAGGAGGTGTTGCGGGAGGGCGATATCATCTCGATCGACGCCGGAGCCATCGTCGAGGGTTACCATGGCGATGCTGCCATCACGGTTGCGGTCGGAGAGGTGCCCGCACGCGTTGCGCGATTGATCGAGGTGACTGAGGCATCGCTGTGGGCAGGGATCGGCGAGATGGTGCAGGGCAACCATCTCCACGACATCGGTCGGGCGGTTGAGGAGGTGGCGCTTGGGGCCCATCTGGGTGTGATCCGCGACTATGTCGGCCATGGTATCGGAACGCAGATGCACGAGCCTCCGAATGTCCCCAACTACTGGCCTGGGCGACCCGGCCCGAAGCTGCGTGTCAATGAGGTGTATGCAGTGGAGCCAATGCTTACCTTAGGTGGCGAGGATACTGTGGTGTTGCCCGATGGTTGGGGTGTCGTCACCGCCGATGGAACATGGGCGGCGCACTTCGAGCATACGATCGCGATCACCGAAGAGGGGCCGGAGGTCTTTACCGTGCTTGACGACCTTCCCTGAGGTCCTTCCGATTATACTAGCAAGGTAGCTTTTTGCGCCCCGCGGCCTGTTGGCCGCGACATAACTGCTGTAGTCGTCAGATTCTGGCGTGTCTGGGTGATGTCAATCAGCGTGATCGGTAGGAGGATGAACTGGCGAAAGGAAAAGAGGACACGATCGTCCTTGAGGGTACAGTGGTAGAGCCACTTCCCAATGCGATGTTTCGTGTAGAGCTCGAGAATGGTCTCAAGGTGCTAGCCCATAGCTCTGGGAAGATGCGAATGCATCGAATCCGGATCTTGCCAGGGGATAAGGTCCAGGTTGAGTTCACGCCGTACGACTTAGCACGTGGTCGTATTACCTACCGGTACAAATAACGAGGTTAGAGGAATCAACGACGAAATGACGAGGAGACTCGGTGGACCGAGTCGCCCGTGTGGGGAGTTGGTTCAGTGATGGAAGGAGCACTATGAAGGTTCGACCCAGCGTCAAGCCGATCTGTGAGAAGTGCAAGTTGATTCGCAGAGAAGGTAGGGTCCTCGTGATTTGCGAGAACCCGCGTCATAAACAACGGCAAGGATAGATATGGCTCGTATAGCAGGAGTTGATATTCCAAGGGAAAAGCGAGTAGAGATCTCGCTTACCTATATTTTTGGTATCGGTCTTACCACGTCGCAGCAGATCTGTGCGGCAACTGAGGTGAGCCCGGATACTAGGGTGCGTGATCTGACCGATGACGAAGTGCTTCGGCTTCGTACCTACATCGACCAGAACTTGAAGGTTGAGGGTGACCTCCGCAGGGATGTCGACCAGAATATCAAGCGCAAGATCCAGATCGGATGTTACGCCGGTATTCGTCACCGCCGTGGGCTTCCGGTTCATGGACAACGGACGCATACCAATGCACGAACTCGCAAGGGTCCACGCAAGACGGTTGCGGGCAAGAAAAAGGTCAAGCGTTAAGTAGTTCACGCATTGGCGATTGATGAGATTCGCCAGCTGCGTTCTTTGAAGGGAGTTTCATGGCAAAGCCACGACCTGGAGGTAGGAGACCTCGTAAACGGGAGAGGAAGAATATAGCGCGCGGTGTCGCCTATATCCATTCCTCCTTTAACAACACCATTGTCACCATCACCGACCCCACCGGTAACGTTCTTGCGTGGGCGAGTTCGGGCAATGTGGGCTTCAAAGGTAGTCGCAAATCAACCCCGTTCGCCGCACAGGTTGCTGGTGAGACCTGCGCAAAGCGTGCGATGGAACATGGCGTGCGCGAGGTCGATGTCATGTTGAAGGGTCCAGGTTCTGGTCGTGAGACGGCTCATAAGGCGCTCGCATCGGCAGGTATTGAGATTCGGTCGGTGAGGGATGTGACGCCGATCCCGCACAATGGATGCCGACCAAAGAAGAGGAGAAGAGTGTAAGTGGCGCGATATACGGGGCCGGTCTGTCGGCTGTGCCGACGAGAGAAGACCAAGTTGTATCTAAAGGGCCCAAAGTGCGAGAGTGCGAAGTGCCCGATCACGGTCGGTCGGTTCCCTCCGGGGGAACACGGACGGGATCGGCAACGCCAGCCCTCCGAGTACTCGATTCAGTTGCGTGAAAAGCAGAAGGTTCGTCGTACCTATGGAGTGATGGGACGTCAGTTCTCCAAGACCTATGGGGAAGCTGCTAAACAGCGAGGTATCACCGGTGAGCGCCTGCTGCAACTGCTGGAGCTTCGACTCGACAATGTGGTCTACCGTGCGGGATGGGGGTCGTCGCGAGCACAGGCTCGTCAGTTCGTTCGCCACGGTCACATTCTGGTTGACGGGCGACGGGTGGACATCCCTAGCTATCGTGTCCGCGCGACGCAGGAGATCTCCTTGAAGGAGAGCTCACGCTCGCTCGCCGTGATCGAGTTCAACCGTGATATCGTCGCCCGGACAGCGCCCGCGTGGCTCGAGATGGCCCCATCGGGCTTCTCGGCACGGGTGTTGAATACGCCGTTGCGAGAGCAGATCGATCTCGATGTGCGAGAGCAGCTCGTCGTCGAGCTCTTCTCGAAGTAGCCGCGATAGTTGGCAGCTGAAGAGGGCCAACATGGTTAGTAGCGATGAAGTGACTAGTGAAATAAAGAGGAACGAGTAATGCTCATAATTCAGCGACCAAGAGTGGAAGAGGTAGGCGAGGAGACCGCTAATCGTCAGGTCTTCTCCGTAGGCCCGCTTGAACCGGGATTTGGTCACTCTGTTGGCAACGCCCTGCGAAGGGTGTTGTTGTCGTCGGTGCCAGGTGCTGCCATCACGCAGGTACGTTTTGATGACGCACTGCATGAGTTCACGACGATCGCTGGGGTGAAGGAGGATGTGATTGACATTATTCTCAACCTCAAGGACATCGTTCTGCGCTGCTATTCACCGGATCCCGTGACTATTCGGCTCGATGTGAAGGGTCCGGCAACCGTGCATGCGGGAGATTTTATGCTCTCGTCTGAGGTCGAGGTCGTGAATCCGGAGCTCTATGTGGCAACCGTCTCCGATAAGGGAAGACTCGCGTTGGACGTCGTCGTTGAGCAGGGCCGTGGCTACGTGTCTGCGGAGCGCAACAAGCGCACGAACACCATCGGAATCATTCCGATCGATGCTATCTTCTCTCCGATTCGCAACGCGAACTACGTGGTGGAGCCGGTGCGGGTTGGACAGGCCACCGATTACGATCAGGTCATCGTCGACGTTGAGACCGATGGTTCGTTGTCGCCCCGTGAAGCACTCGCGTCAGCCGCCGGTACGCTCACCGGCATCTTCGAGCTCGTCTCGGAGTTGGTAGCGGATGCGAGCCGTCTGGTGGTCGCTGATGAGGTGACGGCAGAGGAGCGGTCTCCCGACTTCGATCTACCGATCGAAGAGCTCGATCTCACCGAGCGACCGAGGAACTGTTTGAAGCGGGCACAGATCAACACGATTGGTGATCTGGTCGACCGAAGCGCCGACGATCTCTTGGCCATTACCAACTTTGGACAAAAGTCGTTGGATGAGGTGGCAGAGAAGTTGGCAGCACGAAATATGTCCCTAAGGAGTGATAGCTAATGGTACCCGGCCGTCCAAAACGAGGCAACCGTCTCGGGAGTGATGCATCCCATCAGCGAGCGATGCTCGCCAATCTCTGTGCATCGTTGATCGCTGCAGAGTCAATCCTGACCACCGATGCCAAGGCCCGTGCACTACGCCCGGTGGTCGAGAAGTTGGTGACGAAAGCCAAGAAGGGTGATCTCCACCAGAGACGACAGGTCATTGCGTTTCTCCGTGATGAGGACGCGACAAAGAAGCTGTTCGATGAGGTCGGGCCACGATATCAAAATCGACAGGGTGGGTATGTGCGGATTCTCAAGCGTGGGCCGCGTCATGGTGACGGTGCGCCCATGGTCGTGATTGAGTTCGTCTAACCACAGCCGGTGAAGTGGGCGCTGGTTCTCGCTTATGATGGATCGCATTTCCATGGTTCAGCGCCTCAACCGCAGGTAGAGACCGTCGTAGGCTCGTTACTACGGGCGCTCTCTCTACTCAAGATCGAGGTTGCCGATCTCGCCCTCGCAGGTCGGACCGACACCGGGGTGCATGCGCGGTTTCAGGTGGTTTCCCTGGCAACCTCCGGCCTCACCCCTGAGTCTTTTCCGCGGCTGCAGGCGATTTTGCCTGAGGGTATCTTTCTCCGCGCAGGGATGAGCGTACCTGAAGGGTTCCATGCCCGCCACTCTGCGCTCTGGAGGCAATACCGCTACCGTATTCGCAGGGCAACACGAGATCCACTCTTTCCGATGGCTTGGCCATTGGCGCAAGGCTTGGATATCTCCGCCATGATTGAGGTCGCTAATTGGCTCGGTTCCGTCGATGAGTTCGATGCGCTTTGTAAGGCCAACAGTGCCGGCGGCTACCGACGTCGACTCCATTCCATTGACATTGTCGAGGGTGAGGGTTTCATTGACATCTCAGTGGTTGGGGTGAGCTTCTGCCATCAGATGATACGACGCATTGTAGGTGCACTTGTCCAGGTTGGGCGCGGCCGATGGCCAGCTGCTCGTGTGGTAGAGGCCGTCGGGTCGCACGATCGCGCGCCACTCTGCGAGTTGGCCCCGTCCCGCGGTCTCTATTTATGGAGGATCGGTTACCAGCCGACCTGGGAGTGGGCGGCAAAAACCGTTTTTGATCGTGGTTTTGACCAAGACTGGGTAGTGATCGACAGGTTGGAGCTTCCCTTTCCCCTAGAATGGAGCGCCGAAGCTCCCTATGACCTGCAGCCGGTTCCAGCGCGAACATGGTATGCACGTGAGCCGGATTTGAGTGAGCCGGATTTGAGTGAGAAAGAGTAAGTATGAAGACGTTTGTAACCACGACCGCTACGGTGGAGCGTGACTGGTGGGTAATAGATGCGCAAGGCTTACGTTTGGGTAGGCTTGCTACGGAGGTGGCGAGCCTTCTCAAGGGTAAACACAAGCCATATTTCGCCCCATATCTGGACTGCGGCGATCATGTCGTGGTGATCAACGCCGACAAGATCCAA contains these protein-coding regions:
- a CDS encoding adenylate kinase; the encoded protein is MVSGHPLRLVLVGRQGAGKGTQCVRVSHRYAIPHISTGDMLRAAVAAGSPFGQLAKSYMDRGELVPDSVINGVIAERLEQPDARLRGFVLDGFPRTKDQAIELNALLAPASLHMVINLEVSVALVLRRLSSRRVCAVCGSIYSDELPPKTVGICDNCGGELVQREDDTEAAILRRLEIYEKTTTPLLGFYSEMGLLETVDGVGTPDEVLGRISDVLAKHGFYEGG
- the map gene encoding type I methionyl aminopeptidase codes for the protein MVRTEAELASMRKAGRVTAEMLAACRSAIRPGVTTVDLDRAARDVLERRGARSNFLGYHGFPAVICTSRNNVIVHGIPSDEEVLREGDIISIDAGAIVEGYHGDAAITVAVGEVPARVARLIEVTEASLWAGIGEMVQGNHLHDIGRAVEEVALGAHLGVIRDYVGHGIGTQMHEPPNVPNYWPGRPGPKLRVNEVYAVEPMLTLGGEDTVVLPDGWGVVTADGTWAAHFEHTIAITEEGPEVFTVLDDLP
- the infA gene encoding translation initiation factor IF-1, with amino-acid sequence MAKGKEDTIVLEGTVVEPLPNAMFRVELENGLKVLAHSSGKMRMHRIRILPGDKVQVEFTPYDLARGRITYRYK
- the rpmJ gene encoding 50S ribosomal protein L36, with protein sequence MKVRPSVKPICEKCKLIRREGRVLVICENPRHKQRQG
- the rpsM gene encoding 30S ribosomal protein S13, with translation MARIAGVDIPREKRVEISLTYIFGIGLTTSQQICAATEVSPDTRVRDLTDDEVLRLRTYIDQNLKVEGDLRRDVDQNIKRKIQIGCYAGIRHRRGLPVHGQRTHTNARTRKGPRKTVAGKKKVKR
- the rpsK gene encoding 30S ribosomal protein S11 — protein: MAKPRPGGRRPRKRERKNIARGVAYIHSSFNNTIVTITDPTGNVLAWASSGNVGFKGSRKSTPFAAQVAGETCAKRAMEHGVREVDVMLKGPGSGRETAHKALASAGIEIRSVRDVTPIPHNGCRPKKRRRV
- the rpsD gene encoding 30S ribosomal protein S4 — encoded protein: MARYTGPVCRLCRREKTKLYLKGPKCESAKCPITVGRFPPGEHGRDRQRQPSEYSIQLREKQKVRRTYGVMGRQFSKTYGEAAKQRGITGERLLQLLELRLDNVVYRAGWGSSRAQARQFVRHGHILVDGRRVDIPSYRVRATQEISLKESSRSLAVIEFNRDIVARTAPAWLEMAPSGFSARVLNTPLREQIDLDVREQLVVELFSK
- a CDS encoding DNA-directed RNA polymerase subunit alpha, which encodes MLIIQRPRVEEVGEETANRQVFSVGPLEPGFGHSVGNALRRVLLSSVPGAAITQVRFDDALHEFTTIAGVKEDVIDIILNLKDIVLRCYSPDPVTIRLDVKGPATVHAGDFMLSSEVEVVNPELYVATVSDKGRLALDVVVEQGRGYVSAERNKRTNTIGIIPIDAIFSPIRNANYVVEPVRVGQATDYDQVIVDVETDGSLSPREALASAAGTLTGIFELVSELVADASRLVVADEVTAEERSPDFDLPIEELDLTERPRNCLKRAQINTIGDLVDRSADDLLAITNFGQKSLDEVAEKLAARNMSLRSDS
- the rplQ gene encoding 50S ribosomal protein L17, producing the protein MVPGRPKRGNRLGSDASHQRAMLANLCASLIAAESILTTDAKARALRPVVEKLVTKAKKGDLHQRRQVIAFLRDEDATKKLFDEVGPRYQNRQGGYVRILKRGPRHGDGAPMVVIEFV
- the truA gene encoding tRNA pseudouridine(38-40) synthase TruA, which encodes MKWALVLAYDGSHFHGSAPQPQVETVVGSLLRALSLLKIEVADLALAGRTDTGVHARFQVVSLATSGLTPESFPRLQAILPEGIFLRAGMSVPEGFHARHSALWRQYRYRIRRATRDPLFPMAWPLAQGLDISAMIEVANWLGSVDEFDALCKANSAGGYRRRLHSIDIVEGEGFIDISVVGVSFCHQMIRRIVGALVQVGRGRWPAARVVEAVGSHDRAPLCELAPSRGLYLWRIGYQPTWEWAAKTVFDRGFDQDWVVIDRLELPFPLEWSAEAPYDLQPVPARTWYAREPDLSEPDLSEKE